The proteins below come from a single Vibrio natriegens NBRC 15636 = ATCC 14048 = DSM 759 genomic window:
- a CDS encoding VC2662 family protein, with protein sequence MKKLLTSLAVVAAVASPVALADSTPVMFSTIDHINAPSRSEVGGVRLAVLHGQVNEVKGVDFSLLGMSETDRTTGVNFGLFFGAAKVNQEMKGASLGLVNWNRGQTTGLNLGAVNITNNVKGLNWSAVNYSQGYTMADVGLASISKKSNFQLGFFNMTDQIDGIQIGLLNCADNGFLKCFPLINFAK encoded by the coding sequence ATGAAAAAGCTTTTGACGTCTTTGGCAGTGGTAGCCGCTGTTGCATCACCTGTTGCGCTTGCTGACAGCACTCCTGTGATGTTTTCTACAATTGATCACATTAATGCGCCGTCTCGCTCTGAAGTGGGCGGTGTTCGCTTAGCTGTTCTACACGGACAGGTTAACGAAGTGAAAGGGGTCGATTTCTCTCTACTTGGTATGTCTGAAACCGATCGTACAACCGGTGTTAACTTTGGTCTGTTCTTCGGCGCAGCGAAAGTAAACCAAGAAATGAAAGGGGCTTCACTTGGCCTTGTTAACTGGAACCGTGGCCAAACAACAGGCCTAAACCTGGGTGCGGTTAACATTACTAACAATGTGAAAGGCCTTAACTGGAGTGCGGTTAACTACTCCCAAGGCTACACAATGGCGGATGTTGGTCTGGCAAGTATCTCTAAAAAGTCTAACTTCCAGCTAGGTTTCTTCAACATGACAGACCAAATCGACGGTATTCAAATTGGTCTGCTTAACTGTGCGGATAACGGCTTCTTGAAGTGTTTCCCACTGATTAACTTCGCGAAATAA
- a CDS encoding tyrosine-type recombinase/integrase encodes MSQDNKYLKKRNNRDVWLFSKRIPKQLQHLYEGKEVLTKSLKTSCIKTARLRRNALLAEMSLQEEQAIDGGRATFISFYRTLKEAKDIHGYEPYGVHHNIDLEDVTNTDRYPEIQRDALKAVYSGETPLKYTCTLRESMTEWLELNRNKNKDTISKVKSTTERFLKHCEVFDLPLLSIERSSVVGFISELADECSVSTIRAHLSRLKTVYKHAWDMGRIKNKDNPFADHSLAHLETKKEKNPKQLFSREQIHLLAKWADEQTAKGSNMGLLFRLGLFTGSRIGELCRIKVKDVYTDSGITAIKIRIGKTSAAQRTVPLTDSLASEVLQLMDGRDPESKLLGLNGDKASRDFSRFKVTNISKDSSQCFHSLRVHVSTALLRAGIQENRSAFIVGHEGGKTMTYGYYAKGDELKTLKEFIDKAEEVIKRDWLN; translated from the coding sequence GTGTCTCAAGATAATAAGTATTTAAAGAAGCGTAATAACCGCGATGTATGGCTTTTCTCTAAGCGTATCCCTAAGCAACTACAACACCTCTATGAAGGCAAAGAAGTCTTAACCAAGTCCTTGAAGACCTCCTGCATTAAAACAGCACGATTGCGCAGAAACGCTCTGCTTGCAGAAATGAGTTTACAGGAAGAGCAAGCCATAGACGGGGGACGAGCTACTTTCATAAGCTTCTATAGAACACTCAAAGAAGCTAAAGATATACACGGCTATGAGCCTTACGGTGTGCACCATAACATTGATTTAGAAGATGTAACGAACACAGACCGTTACCCAGAAATACAACGAGATGCGTTAAAGGCAGTGTATTCAGGTGAAACACCACTCAAGTACACCTGTACGTTACGGGAATCCATGACTGAGTGGTTAGAGCTAAACAGAAATAAAAATAAAGACACTATATCCAAAGTAAAATCTACAACTGAACGATTCCTTAAGCATTGTGAAGTGTTTGATTTACCACTACTCAGTATTGAGCGGTCTTCCGTTGTTGGCTTCATTAGCGAGCTAGCAGACGAGTGCTCAGTATCAACGATTAGAGCTCACTTAAGTAGACTGAAGACTGTCTATAAACATGCATGGGACATGGGACGCATTAAAAACAAAGACAACCCTTTTGCAGACCATTCATTGGCTCACCTTGAAACGAAGAAGGAAAAGAACCCTAAGCAATTGTTTAGTAGAGAGCAAATCCACTTATTGGCTAAATGGGCTGATGAGCAAACGGCTAAAGGTTCAAATATGGGTCTACTGTTCCGCCTTGGTCTCTTCACTGGGAGCAGGATTGGAGAGCTGTGTAGAATCAAGGTTAAAGATGTATATACAGACTCTGGGATTACTGCAATCAAAATCAGAATTGGTAAAACCTCTGCGGCTCAACGAACAGTGCCATTAACAGACTCACTAGCTTCAGAAGTATTACAGCTAATGGATGGTAGAGATCCTGAAAGCAAGCTGCTTGGATTGAACGGAGACAAGGCTAGTCGTGATTTCTCCCGATTTAAGGTAACTAATATCAGCAAAGACTCATCTCAATGCTTTCACAGTCTCCGTGTTCACGTGTCAACAGCATTGCTTAGAGCTGGAATTCAAGAAAACCGCTCTGCTTTCATAGTAGGCCATGAAGGCGGTAAGACCATGACTTATGGTTACTACGCCAAAGGGGATGAGTTAAAGACCCTCAAAGAGTTCATAGACAAAGCGGAAGAAGTAATTAAAAGGGACTGGTTAAACTAG
- a CDS encoding SPFH domain-containing protein, with amino-acid sequence MESTGLGQSLKVEERRRLLHRGIKAAVFGIPLLAIGLTINSSVLMTDAGYSYVHQNNITGELDVFTEPGIHFRMPFLSKITQYDQVITVSFGNNKGEDFYQRLEPVQVRFADTYIGQIPVTFRFKLSNDPEAVKKMHREFRNNSNLIDALLVKNARNVTVITATQYTGEEFFQGGLNQFKSKLGDQLREGIYLTERRQVEVEELDLAPVGANQANANQLQRTNQLVWKTVPVVDKTGQPIRQDNPLQQYGIQVTQVTIGDPQPEKQLDQLLADKKRLVADRIRAIQEQETSKAQAETEQLRKEIQRTREVQDAQRQKELAIISQQKEVEVARQIAEREIVEVEKTKRLAEVEKEKELAMAEANLAIQKANALSAQYEAKAILEKGRAEAEVLKAKYAALGANREVYLAELNREVANSLYSNLQNFQVQMPQNYIGGNQETGLKTNLDVITGFGALGLMDQTKKITQQ; translated from the coding sequence ATGGAAAGCACAGGTTTAGGACAAAGCTTAAAAGTTGAAGAACGACGTCGATTACTTCACCGAGGGATAAAAGCGGCAGTTTTTGGTATACCGTTGTTGGCTATAGGGTTAACCATTAACAGTTCTGTTTTGATGACCGATGCAGGTTACAGTTATGTGCACCAGAACAATATTACCGGTGAATTGGATGTGTTCACTGAACCGGGTATTCATTTTCGTATGCCCTTTCTGTCTAAAATCACCCAATATGACCAAGTCATCACTGTGTCATTTGGTAACAACAAGGGTGAGGATTTTTACCAGAGGCTTGAGCCGGTACAAGTACGCTTTGCGGATACTTATATTGGTCAGATTCCCGTCACATTCCGTTTTAAATTGAGTAATGATCCGGAAGCAGTGAAGAAAATGCACCGAGAGTTTCGTAATAACAGCAATCTGATCGATGCGTTATTAGTAAAAAATGCCCGAAACGTAACGGTGATTACCGCGACTCAGTATACTGGAGAAGAGTTCTTTCAGGGCGGTTTGAACCAGTTTAAATCTAAGTTGGGTGATCAGCTTCGAGAAGGTATTTATCTGACTGAGCGTCGTCAGGTGGAAGTTGAAGAGCTTGACCTGGCTCCTGTTGGTGCAAATCAGGCCAACGCCAATCAATTGCAGCGTACGAATCAGTTAGTCTGGAAAACGGTACCGGTCGTAGACAAAACAGGCCAACCTATCCGACAGGATAACCCGTTACAGCAATACGGCATTCAAGTTACTCAGGTAACCATTGGTGACCCGCAGCCAGAGAAGCAGCTTGATCAGTTATTGGCAGATAAAAAACGCTTGGTCGCAGATCGCATTCGCGCAATTCAGGAGCAGGAAACTTCTAAAGCTCAGGCCGAAACTGAGCAGCTGCGTAAAGAAATTCAGCGTACTCGTGAAGTTCAGGATGCACAACGTCAGAAAGAGCTCGCTATTATTTCTCAGCAAAAAGAGGTCGAGGTTGCTCGTCAAATAGCTGAGCGTGAAATCGTTGAAGTGGAGAAAACCAAGCGACTTGCTGAAGTGGAGAAAGAAAAAGAGCTGGCAATGGCAGAAGCGAACTTAGCGATTCAGAAAGCCAATGCTCTTTCCGCTCAATATGAAGCGAAAGCGATTTTAGAGAAAGGCCGCGCAGAAGCCGAAGTCCTGAAAGCGAAGTATGCGGCATTAGGAGCAAACCGAGAAGTTTACCTAGCTGAGTTGAACCGTGAGGTTGCAAACTCGTTGTACAGTAATCTGCAAAACTTCCAAGTTCAAATGCCGCAAAACTATATTGGTGGTAATCAGGAAACAGGCCTGAAAACGAACTTAGATGTGATCACTGGTTTTGGTGCTCTTGGCTTAATGGATCAAACTAAGAAGATTACTCAGCAATAA
- the groL gene encoding chaperonin GroEL (60 kDa chaperone family; promotes refolding of misfolded polypeptides especially under stressful conditions; forms two stacked rings of heptamers to form a barrel-shaped 14mer; ends can be capped by GroES; misfolded proteins enter the barrel where they are refolded when GroES binds) has product MAAKDVKFGNDARVKMLEGVNVLADAVKVTLGPKGRNVVLDKSFGAPTITKDGVSVAREIELEDKFQNMGAQMVKEVASKANDAAGDGTTTATVLAQSIVNEGLKAVAAGMNPMDLKRGIDKAVAAAVEQLKELSVECNDTKAIAQVGTISANSDVSVGNIIAEAMERVGRDGVITVEEGQALQDELDVVEGMQFDRGYLSPYFINNQEAGSVDLENPFILLVDKKISNIRELLPTLEAVAKASRPLLIIAEDVEGEALATLVVNNMRGIVKVAAVKAPGFGDRRKAMLQDIAVLTGGTVISEEVGLELEKVTLEDLGQAKRVAITKENTTIIDGIGEETMIHGRVAQIRQQIEESTSDYDKEKLQERVAKLAGGVAVIKVGAATEVEMKEKKDRVEDALHATRAAVEEGVVAGGGVALIRAASMIAGLEGDNEEQNVGIRVALRAMESPIRQITKNAGDEESVVANNVKAGEGSYGYNAATGEYGDMLEMGILDPTKVTRSALQFAASVAGLMITTEAMVTDMPQKDGAGMPDMGGMGGMGGMGGMM; this is encoded by the coding sequence ATGGCTGCTAAAGACGTTAAATTTGGTAATGACGCACGAGTTAAGATGCTAGAAGGTGTAAACGTTCTGGCTGACGCGGTAAAAGTGACATTAGGTCCTAAAGGCCGTAACGTCGTTCTAGATAAATCTTTCGGTGCACCAACAATCACTAAAGATGGTGTATCTGTAGCGCGCGAAATCGAACTGGAAGACAAGTTCCAGAACATGGGCGCTCAAATGGTTAAAGAAGTAGCATCTAAAGCAAACGATGCTGCAGGTGACGGTACAACAACAGCAACAGTACTAGCGCAATCAATCGTAAACGAAGGTCTGAAAGCAGTAGCTGCGGGTATGAACCCAATGGATCTTAAGCGCGGTATCGACAAAGCAGTAGCAGCAGCAGTTGAACAGCTAAAAGAGCTGTCTGTTGAGTGTAACGACACTAAAGCTATCGCACAGGTAGGTACTATCTCTGCGAACTCTGACGTAAGCGTAGGTAACATCATTGCTGAAGCAATGGAACGTGTTGGCCGTGACGGTGTTATCACTGTTGAAGAAGGTCAGGCGCTACAAGACGAGCTAGACGTAGTTGAAGGTATGCAGTTCGACCGCGGTTACCTATCTCCTTACTTCATCAACAACCAAGAAGCTGGTTCTGTTGATCTAGAAAACCCATTCATCCTTCTGGTTGATAAGAAGATCTCAAACATCCGTGAACTTCTACCAACACTAGAAGCAGTGGCTAAAGCATCTCGTCCACTGCTAATCATCGCAGAAGACGTAGAAGGTGAAGCGCTAGCAACACTAGTTGTGAACAATATGCGTGGCATCGTGAAAGTTGCGGCAGTAAAAGCACCAGGTTTTGGTGATCGTCGTAAAGCAATGCTACAAGACATCGCGGTTCTAACTGGCGGTACAGTAATTTCTGAAGAAGTAGGTCTAGAGCTTGAAAAAGTAACGTTAGAAGACCTAGGTCAAGCTAAGCGCGTTGCTATCACGAAAGAAAACACGACTATCATCGATGGTATCGGTGAAGAAACAATGATTCATGGCCGTGTTGCTCAGATTCGTCAGCAAATCGAAGAGTCAACTTCAGACTACGACAAAGAGAAACTACAAGAGCGCGTAGCTAAGCTAGCTGGCGGTGTTGCAGTAATCAAAGTTGGTGCAGCAACTGAAGTTGAAATGAAAGAGAAAAAAGACCGCGTAGAAGACGCACTTCACGCAACTCGCGCAGCGGTTGAAGAAGGCGTAGTAGCAGGCGGTGGTGTTGCTCTAATCCGTGCAGCATCTATGATCGCTGGCCTTGAAGGTGACAACGAAGAACAGAACGTTGGTATCCGCGTTGCACTACGTGCAATGGAATCGCCAATCCGTCAAATCACGAAGAACGCGGGTGACGAAGAGTCAGTAGTAGCGAACAACGTGAAAGCAGGCGAAGGCAGCTACGGCTACAACGCAGCAACAGGTGAATACGGCGACATGCTAGAGATGGGTATCCTAGACCCAACTAAAGTAACTCGTAGCGCACTTCAATTCGCAGCATCGGTTGCAGGTCTGATGATCACAACGGAAGCAATGGTTACTGATATGCCACAGAAAGACGGCGCAGGCATGCCTGATATGGGCGGCATGGGCGGTATGGGTGGTATGGGCGGCATGATGTAA
- the efp gene encoding elongation factor P, with amino-acid sequence MATVSTNEFKGGLKLMLDNEPCVILENEYVKPGKGQAFNRVKIRKLLSGKVLEKTFKSGDTCEVADVMDIDLDYLYSDGEFYHFMNNETFEQIAADAKAVGENAKWLVENNTCMITLWNGNPISVTPPNFVELEVTDTDPGLKGDTQGTGGKPATLSTGAVVRVPLFIAIGEVIKVDTRTGEYVGRVK; translated from the coding sequence ATGGCTACAGTTAGCACCAATGAATTTAAAGGCGGTCTTAAGTTAATGCTTGATAATGAGCCTTGCGTAATTCTGGAAAACGAATACGTTAAACCAGGTAAAGGCCAAGCGTTCAACCGCGTAAAAATTCGTAAACTTCTTTCTGGTAAAGTGCTAGAGAAAACATTCAAGTCTGGTGACACTTGTGAAGTGGCAGACGTAATGGATATCGACCTAGATTATCTATATTCAGACGGCGAATTCTACCACTTTATGAACAATGAAACGTTCGAACAGATCGCTGCTGATGCGAAAGCGGTAGGTGAGAACGCTAAATGGTTGGTAGAAAACAACACTTGTATGATCACGCTTTGGAACGGTAACCCAATCTCAGTTACTCCACCAAACTTTGTTGAGCTGGAAGTTACTGACACAGATCCAGGTTTGAAAGGTGATACTCAAGGTACTGGTGGTAAACCAGCTACGCTATCAACTGGCGCTGTTGTACGTGTTCCACTATTCATCGCAATTGGCGAAGTGATCAAAGTTGACACTCGTACTGGTGAATACGTAGGTCGTGTGAAGTAA
- the frdC gene encoding fumarate reductase subunit FrdC, whose translation MSNRKPYVREVKRTWWKDHPFYRFYMLREATVLPLILFTIFLTFGLGSLVKGPEAWQGWLEFMANPIVVAINIVALLGSLFHAQTFFSMMPQVMPIRLKGKPVGKNIIVLTQWAAVAFISLIVLIVV comes from the coding sequence ATGAGTAACCGTAAACCTTACGTTCGTGAAGTAAAACGCACTTGGTGGAAGGACCATCCTTTCTACCGCTTCTACATGTTACGTGAAGCGACGGTACTGCCACTGATTCTATTCACCATCTTCCTGACTTTCGGTCTGGGTTCACTAGTGAAAGGGCCTGAAGCTTGGCAAGGCTGGTTAGAGTTCATGGCAAACCCAATCGTAGTCGCGATCAACATTGTTGCGCTACTTGGAAGCCTGTTCCACGCACAAACCTTCTTCAGCATGATGCCACAGGTGATGCCAATTCGCCTAAAAGGCAAACCTGTAGGTAAGAATATCATCGTACTGACTCAGTGGGCAGCGGTCGCGTTTATCTCACTGATCGTTCTCATCGTGGTGTAA
- a CDS encoding MATE family efflux transporter — protein MLERNKPEHQATDKHGLLSAPIPETLRKMTVPMTVGMIAILMFNLVDTFFISLLGTQALAAISYTFPVTFGVNCITMGIGMGLSTNIGRLLGQGHSAQAARFTTHGLLLAVMLVVIASSVGFVTIRPLFGFLGATDDLLPLIEQYMQVWYLTIPLLVIPMAGNSAIRATGDTKTPAKIMMLAGLINGMLDPLLIFGFGPFPELGIQGAAIASAFSWLGALVGSSYLLVKREKLLAKPQWLHLKQDWQQTLKIGTPAAFSTAMTPLSGAILMMLLSSHGTAAVAAYGAAQRIESILILVLMSLTSALTPFMAQNLGANNPQRAFAGLFLSMRFAVVFQGLIFLAMVPLSIPLAALFSQEEAVKNLLWHYLLVVPFSYGFQGIVMILVSGLNAMHKPLRAFQWSFMRLFLFMLPAAWIGSYLYDVEGLFIGIAVGNILGGLLGYMFALRERKLMLVEHSISSS, from the coding sequence ATGCTGGAAAGAAACAAGCCGGAACACCAAGCAACAGATAAACATGGTTTGTTGAGCGCACCCATTCCCGAAACACTGAGAAAAATGACGGTCCCGATGACGGTGGGCATGATCGCGATATTGATGTTCAATCTGGTCGATACTTTCTTTATTTCTCTGCTCGGCACTCAAGCCCTAGCCGCCATTAGTTACACCTTTCCGGTCACCTTTGGTGTGAATTGCATTACGATGGGCATTGGCATGGGCCTTTCGACCAATATCGGCCGATTACTCGGACAGGGGCACTCTGCGCAAGCCGCACGTTTTACTACTCATGGTCTACTGTTAGCTGTCATGCTAGTTGTGATTGCGTCATCAGTTGGCTTTGTGACCATCAGACCACTGTTTGGTTTTCTTGGTGCGACTGACGATCTTCTTCCACTCATCGAACAGTACATGCAAGTGTGGTATCTCACCATTCCATTACTGGTGATCCCAATGGCTGGCAACAGTGCAATCCGTGCGACGGGTGATACGAAAACCCCAGCTAAAATCATGATGCTGGCAGGGTTGATCAACGGAATGCTGGATCCGCTACTGATCTTCGGCTTTGGGCCTTTTCCTGAACTTGGAATCCAGGGCGCAGCAATTGCGAGTGCTTTTAGTTGGTTAGGCGCTTTAGTCGGCTCGTCATACCTACTAGTTAAACGGGAGAAACTTCTGGCTAAGCCGCAGTGGTTACATCTGAAACAAGATTGGCAACAGACATTGAAAATCGGTACGCCAGCGGCCTTCTCTACCGCAATGACGCCGCTGTCTGGCGCTATTTTGATGATGCTGCTGTCAAGCCACGGAACCGCAGCCGTTGCCGCTTATGGCGCCGCACAGCGCATCGAGTCGATACTGATTCTGGTCTTGATGTCACTGACCTCAGCTTTAACGCCGTTCATGGCACAAAATCTCGGCGCTAATAACCCACAGCGGGCATTCGCAGGATTATTCCTCAGCATGCGCTTCGCAGTTGTGTTTCAGGGGCTTATCTTCCTTGCAATGGTGCCTTTGAGCATCCCTCTGGCGGCTCTTTTCTCACAAGAAGAAGCAGTTAAAAATCTGCTTTGGCATTATCTCCTTGTTGTGCCGTTCAGCTACGGTTTCCAGGGTATTGTGATGATATTAGTGAGCGGGCTGAATGCGATGCACAAGCCATTACGCGCTTTCCAATGGAGCTTTATGCGCTTGTTCTTATTCATGCTGCCTGCAGCTTGGATTGGCAGCTACCTGTACGATGTTGAAGGGCTATTTATCGGTATTGCGGTGGGTAATATATTAGGTGGGTTGCTTGGTTACATGTTTGCGCTTCGCGAACGAAAGTTAATGCTGGTAGAACACAGCATTTCCTCTTCATGA
- a CDS encoding co-chaperone GroES, which yields MNIRPLHDRVIVERKEVESKSAGGIVLTGSAAEKSTRGVVLAVGKGRILENGTVLPLDVKVGDTVIFAEGYGTKTEKIDGKEVLVMSENDIMAIVE from the coding sequence ATGAACATTCGTCCATTACATGACCGAGTTATCGTTGAACGTAAAGAAGTTGAATCTAAGTCAGCTGGTGGAATCGTTCTGACTGGTTCTGCTGCGGAAAAATCAACTCGCGGTGTTGTTCTAGCTGTAGGCAAAGGCCGCATTCTAGAGAACGGCACAGTGCTACCGCTGGACGTTAAAGTTGGTGATACTGTTATCTTCGCTGAAGGTTACGGCACTAAGACTGAAAAAATCGACGGTAAAGAAGTGCTAGTGATGTCTGAAAACGACATCATGGCAATCGTTGAATAA
- the frdD gene encoding fumarate reductase subunit FrdD, with translation MKPNYSVNTSPKRSDEPIWWGLFGAGGTWFAMITPITVLVLGILVPLGVIDADAMSYERVSEFATSIIGALFIIGTLALPMWHAMHRVHHGMHDLKFHTGVVGKVACYAFAGLISALSVIFIFMI, from the coding sequence ATGAAACCAAATTATAGTGTAAATACATCACCAAAACGTTCGGATGAGCCAATCTGGTGGGGACTGTTTGGTGCAGGCGGTACCTGGTTTGCGATGATCACTCCTATCACCGTACTTGTCCTTGGTATCCTAGTTCCACTGGGCGTGATTGATGCTGATGCAATGAGCTACGAGCGAGTATCTGAATTCGCGACCAGCATCATTGGTGCGCTATTTATCATCGGTACACTAGCGCTGCCAATGTGGCATGCAATGCACCGTGTTCACCACGGTATGCACGACCTTAAGTTCCACACTGGTGTGGTGGGCAAAGTGGCATGCTACGCGTTTGCTGGCCTTATCAGTGCGCTATCAGTTATCTTTATCTTCATGATTTAA
- the epmB gene encoding EF-P beta-lysylation protein EpmB — protein MPHIITRKVDSVEQNWLKQLANGISDPAKLLEKLEIDPSPWQDGFAARKLFAQRVPQSFVDRMEKGNPKDPLLRQVLPLSEEFEVHEGYSSDPLEEQDNEIPGLLHKYRNRALMIVKGGCAVNCRYCFRRHFPYQDNKSGKQAWAQSLEYIAQQPELNEVIFSGGDPLMAKDDELQWLIERITQIPHIKRLRIHSRLPVVIPARITDELCQILRDSRLQVILVTHINHANELSSELASQLFKLKQSGVTLLNQSVLLKDINDSVDALVDLSEALFDAGVLPYYLHVLDKVQGAAHYFVSDEEAKTIMRGVITRVSGYLVPKLTREIGGRPSKTPLDLHLE, from the coding sequence ATGCCGCACATAATAACCCGAAAAGTCGATTCTGTTGAGCAAAACTGGCTCAAACAGTTGGCGAATGGGATCTCTGATCCTGCAAAATTGCTCGAAAAACTGGAAATAGATCCCTCACCGTGGCAAGACGGGTTTGCTGCGCGCAAGCTGTTTGCACAGCGTGTACCGCAAAGTTTTGTCGATAGAATGGAAAAAGGCAATCCCAAAGACCCTCTTTTACGTCAGGTTTTACCGTTAAGTGAAGAGTTCGAAGTGCATGAGGGCTACTCCAGCGATCCACTTGAAGAGCAAGACAACGAGATTCCCGGCTTGCTGCACAAATATCGTAATCGTGCACTGATGATTGTTAAAGGAGGCTGTGCGGTGAATTGTCGCTACTGCTTCCGCCGACATTTCCCGTATCAGGATAACAAAAGTGGTAAACAAGCCTGGGCTCAAAGTCTCGAGTATATTGCGCAGCAGCCCGAGCTGAACGAAGTGATCTTCTCCGGCGGAGATCCATTAATGGCGAAAGATGATGAACTTCAGTGGCTGATAGAGCGGATTACACAAATTCCGCATATCAAACGTCTTCGAATTCACAGCCGCTTACCTGTGGTAATCCCAGCGCGTATAACCGATGAACTATGCCAGATACTTCGCGACTCCCGCTTGCAGGTTATCTTGGTCACTCACATCAACCATGCGAACGAATTAAGTAGCGAACTCGCCTCACAGCTGTTCAAACTCAAACAATCTGGTGTGACTCTACTCAACCAAAGTGTGCTGCTTAAAGATATCAATGACTCTGTGGATGCCCTGGTCGACTTGAGTGAAGCCTTATTTGATGCGGGAGTGTTACCTTACTACTTGCATGTACTAGACAAAGTCCAAGGTGCTGCGCATTACTTTGTTTCCGATGAGGAGGCAAAAACGATCATGCGCGGAGTAATAACTCGTGTGTCTGGTTACCTGGTGCCAAAACTTACGCGAGAGATCGGCGGCAGGCCAAGTAAAACACCGCTAGACCTCCATTTAGAGTAA
- a CDS encoding recombinase family protein → MAHIAYLRVSTVDQNTDRQLTDTGISFDKSFTDKCSGGSTKRPALTELKEYVRDGDTIHVHSIDRLARNLVDLKQLVNGWNEQGVSVKFHKENLSFNAGGSDHMSELMLNMLGAVAQFELAMIQERRQEGIEKAKAAGKYKGRPSNETNHQRIIELRTEGVSLRKIASEVGVSLSTVQRALAASGKN, encoded by the coding sequence GTGGCACACATAGCTTATCTAAGGGTCTCTACTGTAGACCAAAACACAGACCGTCAACTTACTGATACTGGTATCTCATTTGATAAGTCTTTTACTGACAAGTGCAGTGGTGGCTCAACTAAACGACCAGCCTTAACGGAACTAAAGGAATACGTAAGGGATGGAGACACCATTCACGTACACAGCATTGACCGTCTAGCTCGTAACTTGGTTGATTTAAAGCAGTTAGTAAATGGTTGGAATGAGCAAGGTGTGAGCGTTAAGTTCCACAAAGAGAACCTTAGCTTTAACGCTGGTGGCAGTGACCACATGTCTGAGTTAATGCTGAATATGCTAGGAGCTGTAGCTCAGTTTGAGTTAGCCATGATTCAAGAGAGGCGTCAGGAAGGCATAGAGAAGGCTAAAGCGGCTGGTAAGTACAAAGGCAGACCTAGCAACGAAACGAACCACCAGCGGATCATAGAGCTACGTACTGAAGGGGTATCACTACGTAAGATTGCTTCTGAGGTTGGTGTGTCTTTGTCTACGGTTCAGAGAGCATTAGCAGCTAGTGGTAAAAACTAA
- a CDS encoding MgtC/SapB family protein, with translation MHTTFEQIFDLGPFSWSALLCCAINGLMIGIERQTRGKPVGIRTAILIISGTYLFMSMAVSLSPNTLDQARVLGQIITGVGFLGAGVMMTLDGKIHGVTSAAVIWVLAGLGLMIGLGYLSQSVVITVLTLTVLLGVDEAERHIKSLRRGVHQRIQRRKSSRLIK, from the coding sequence ATGCATACAACATTCGAACAAATTTTCGATCTTGGCCCATTTAGTTGGTCTGCTCTTCTATGCTGTGCCATCAATGGGTTAATGATTGGCATAGAACGCCAGACCCGTGGTAAACCGGTTGGCATTCGCACTGCAATACTCATTATTTCAGGCACCTACCTTTTCATGTCGATGGCGGTATCCTTATCGCCAAACACGCTTGATCAAGCACGTGTACTGGGTCAAATCATTACCGGTGTCGGATTTCTGGGCGCTGGTGTAATGATGACGCTAGATGGCAAAATCCACGGTGTGACGTCTGCGGCGGTCATCTGGGTACTAGCCGGGTTAGGCTTAATGATTGGTCTTGGTTATTTGTCTCAATCAGTGGTCATCACCGTACTGACTTTAACTGTGTTACTGGGCGTTGATGAAGCGGAGCGACACATCAAGTCCTTACGTCGCGGTGTGCATCAAAGAATACAGCGCAGAAAGTCGTCTCGCTTAATCAAATAA